From one Lolium rigidum isolate FL_2022 chromosome 4, APGP_CSIRO_Lrig_0.1, whole genome shotgun sequence genomic stretch:
- the LOC124707652 gene encoding uncharacterized protein LOC124707652, with protein sequence MQAGMDETDLDGALTGFVVVVPMEPGKAECGNEACTEAIATTQAKIPKSFSEDSEDPQQERKGNQLNMEGSLIFFLHMWAFCSMYTCENISALRHDDCKGPQQAVSAGDHGALPLYCGTREEACVLPPVQTTSNKITPGVKDFIYALVAPVGDGEGTLATPTSGLSPPPL encoded by the exons ATGCAGGCTG GTATGGACGAGACAGACTTGGATGGGGCACTTACTGGTTTTGTGGTTGTAGTTCCTATGGAGCCTGGAAAGGCTGAGTG TGGAAACGAGGCATGTACCGAAGCGATTGCGACAACACAGGCGAAGATTCCTAAGAGCTTCAGTGAAGATAGTGAAGACCCTCAACAAGAGAGGAAAGGCAACCAGTTGAACATGGAAGGCAGTCtgattttcttcctccacatgtggGCATTCTGCAGCATGTACACATGCGAGAACATTAGTGCTCTCCGCCATGACGATTGCAAAGGCCCTCAACAAG CGGTCAGTGCTGGTGATCATGGGGCTCTACCTTTGTACTGTGGAACAAGAGAGGAAGCATGTGTGTTGCCACCGGTGCAG ACAACATCCAACAAGATTACACCTGGAGTTAAAGACTTCATTTATGCTCTCGTCGCTCCCGTGGGAGATGGGGAGGGAACCCTAGCCACCCCCACCTCAGGCCTCTCACCTCCTCCCCTTTAG
- the LOC124707650 gene encoding uncharacterized protein LOC124707650 isoform X1 — translation MLLTLLPPKLLILLKLSVQMLLTGNDRNAWMCQTRRGAKSWWITWRCLTCGSTLLRAVPTASPCLSASSATSYLSAIQLYTTTSLTISRRRMGSEMDYNGRACSRARILVVAAGHARWDPGCGCRPCSRGLLVVAVRAKGRPDRVSRRRRTPAGTAEGSTEEGLTKTLQPATFSPRAPAASLDLLIPRDAIHLSLPLLPPQNAWMGRTRRGAKSRWTTWCFLTCWSTLLRAVPTSSMCLSASSTTSYLSAIQLYTATSLTISRTYMQEENGRRNGLLEGCWLREVCRASIQHCHLVVEA, via the exons ATGCTACTCACGCTGCTGCCTCCCAA ACTGCTCATATTATTGAAGCTAAGTGTGCAAATGCTGCTCACCGGAAATGATAG GAACGCTTGGATGTGCCAGACACGGAGAGGAGCAAAGTCCTGGTGGATTACTTGGCGTTGTCTGACCTGTGGGAGCACTTTGCTGAGAGCAGTGCCTACGGCCTCGCCGTGCTTGTCCGCCTCCTCGGCCACATCCTACCTCTCCGCCATCCAGCTGTACACAACCACCAGCCTCACCATCTCCAG GAGGAGAATGGGGAGTGAAATGGATTACAACGGAAGAGCCTGCTCTCGCGCGAGGATCCTGGTGGTGGCCGCCGGCCATGCTCGATGGGATCCTGGCTGTGGCTGCCGTCCTTGCTCGCGGGGCCTCCTGGTGGTGGCCGTCCGAGCAAAGGGGCGGCCAGACCGTGTCTCTCGGCGCCGCCGGACGCCGGCAGGAACGGCAGAGGGATCGACGGAGGAAGGCCTGACCAAGACGCTGCAGCCGGCGACCTTCTCCCCACGCGCGCCGGCAGCATCCCTGGACCTGCTGATCCCGCGCGACGCCATCCACCTCTCCCTGCCGCTGCTGCCTCCCCA GAACGCTTGGATGGGCCGGACACGGAGAGGAGCAAAGTCACGGTGGACTACTTGGTGTTTTCTGACCTGTTGGAGCACTTTGCTGAGAGCAGTGCCTACGTCCTCGATGTGCTTGTCTGCCTCCTCGACCACATCCTACCTTTCCGCCATCCAGCTATACACAGCCACCAGCCTCACCATCTCCAG AACTTACATGCAGGAGGAGAATGGGCGGCGAAATGGATTACTAGAGGGGTGTTGGCTGCGAGAGGTTTGCAGGGCTAGCATACAACACTGCCATCTTGTCGTCGAAGCCTGA
- the LOC124707650 gene encoding uncharacterized protein LOC124707650 isoform X2 — protein MLLTLLPPKLLILLKLSVQMLLTGNDRNAWMCQTRRGAKSWWITWRCLTCGSTLLRAVPTASPCLSASSATSYLSAIQLYTTTSLTISRRRMGSEMDYNGRACSRARILVVAAGHARWDPGCGCRPCSRGLLVVAVRAKGRPDRVSRRRRTPAGTAEGSTEEGLTKTLQPATFSPRAPAASLDLLIPRDAIHLSLPLLPPQNAWMGRTRRGAKSRWTTWCFLTCWSTLLRAVPTSSMCLSASSTTSYLSAIQLYTATSLTISRRRMGGEMDY, from the exons ATGCTACTCACGCTGCTGCCTCCCAA ACTGCTCATATTATTGAAGCTAAGTGTGCAAATGCTGCTCACCGGAAATGATAG GAACGCTTGGATGTGCCAGACACGGAGAGGAGCAAAGTCCTGGTGGATTACTTGGCGTTGTCTGACCTGTGGGAGCACTTTGCTGAGAGCAGTGCCTACGGCCTCGCCGTGCTTGTCCGCCTCCTCGGCCACATCCTACCTCTCCGCCATCCAGCTGTACACAACCACCAGCCTCACCATCTCCAG GAGGAGAATGGGGAGTGAAATGGATTACAACGGAAGAGCCTGCTCTCGCGCGAGGATCCTGGTGGTGGCCGCCGGCCATGCTCGATGGGATCCTGGCTGTGGCTGCCGTCCTTGCTCGCGGGGCCTCCTGGTGGTGGCCGTCCGAGCAAAGGGGCGGCCAGACCGTGTCTCTCGGCGCCGCCGGACGCCGGCAGGAACGGCAGAGGGATCGACGGAGGAAGGCCTGACCAAGACGCTGCAGCCGGCGACCTTCTCCCCACGCGCGCCGGCAGCATCCCTGGACCTGCTGATCCCGCGCGACGCCATCCACCTCTCCCTGCCGCTGCTGCCTCCCCA GAACGCTTGGATGGGCCGGACACGGAGAGGAGCAAAGTCACGGTGGACTACTTGGTGTTTTCTGACCTGTTGGAGCACTTTGCTGAGAGCAGTGCCTACGTCCTCGATGTGCTTGTCTGCCTCCTCGACCACATCCTACCTTTCCGCCATCCAGCTATACACAGCCACCAGCCTCACCATCTCCAG GAGGAGAATGGGCGGCGAAATGGATTACTAG